GGGCGTCGGTGCCGCGCGGGAACGCCGGGCTGTCCACGTCCACGTGCACCACGTCGGCCCAGCGCCCGGGCTCCAGGGCGCCGATGTCGTCGCGGCCCACGGCGGCGGCGCCGTCGCGGGTGGCCAGCAGCAGGGCGCGCGGCGCGGTCAGCGCGGCGGCGTCGCCCCGGTCGAGGCGGGCGAGCAGCGCCGCGAGCCGGACCTCGTCCCACACGTCGAGGTCGTCGTTGCTCGCCGGACCGTCGGTGCCGAGGCCGACGCGGACGTTGCCGCCCAACAGGTCCAGCAGCCGCGCGGTGCCCGAGGCCAGCTTCGCGTTGGAGTTCGGGCAGTGCGCGACCGCGATGTCGTACCGCTGGAAGATCTCGATGTCGGAGTCGGACAGATGCACCGAGTGCGCCGCGAGCACCCGGCCGCCGAGCGCGCCGATCTTCTCCAGCAGCCGGGGGACCGAGCCGTGCTCCTCGCGCTGCTTCGCGTCCTCCGCAAGGGTTTCGGCCACGTGGATGTGCATCAGCGCGCCGCGGTCGCGAGCCATCCGCGAGATCTCGGCGATGGCCTCCGGCGGCAGCGTGTACGCGGAGTGCGGGCCGTAGCCCAGCTCGATCCGGTCGCCCGGGCCGAAGCGCAGCCCGTCGGTGTCGATCCACCGCGTGGTGTGCTCGGCGAGCTGCTGCCAGGTGCCCAGCCGCTCCAGGCCGGGCGCGGACAGGATGCCCGGTGTGAGCACCACCCGACCGCCGGTGTCGAGCACCGCCTGGGCCATGTGCTCGCCGTGGAAGAACATCTCCACGCTCGTGGTCACGCCGGCGCGCAGCATCTCCACCGAGCCGAGCAGCATGCCGTCGTAGGAGTCGCGGTCGATCATCTTGGCCTCGGACGGCCAGATCGCCTCGGTCAGCCAGCGCATCAGCGGCAGGTCCCCGCCGAGACCGCGCAGCGGCATCATCG
The window above is part of the Allokutzneria albata genome. Proteins encoded here:
- a CDS encoding amidohydrolase family protein, which translates into the protein MLVSLRLKAPVVLPCDPACSVLRDAVVDIDADGRIVHCGPSEDAPELPAGAQLRELTGILVPGLVNTHAHTPMMPLRGLGGDLPLMRWLTEAIWPSEAKMIDRDSYDGMLLGSVEMLRAGVTTSVEMFFHGEHMAQAVLDTGGRVVLTPGILSAPGLERLGTWQQLAEHTTRWIDTDGLRFGPGDRIELGYGPHSAYTLPPEAIAEISRMARDRGALMHIHVAETLAEDAKQREEHGSVPRLLEKIGALGGRVLAAHSVHLSDSDIEIFQRYDIAVAHCPNSNAKLASGTARLLDLLGGNVRVGLGTDGPASNDDLDVWDEVRLAALLARLDRGDAAALTAPRALLLATRDGAAAVGRDDIGALEPGRWADVVHVDVDSPAFPRGTDAPDVQLLSNLVWSAAASQVTDVWVAGQHVIGDREPTRVDRAKAQAEVRRIAERIAS